The genomic DNA tattccacaaactccctgtgttcgatacccacttaccactatctatttagtagtatttggattaaatttgattgtgaccacgacatcacatcaaattttggcgccgttgtcggggggtagtgcgcaacgtgtgttatttttgatCTTTTTAAGTTTGTTATCTTTCTGGTTTcgctgggtgtgttagtgtgcaggtatttacaggtgcatgcgtactaggagctctcacaagctatcaccattgcCATTTGATCCAGAGATTGAACGAACTTTGAGAGGAAATAGAATTTTGTCAAGGGAAAACAGAATCAGCGGTTCACCATCAACACCAACTACACCAATTACACCACTTagatacatggatccaccaccaccacccactacgggtgagcCTATACCACCTTTCATACCATTATCAAcacaaccttcaccaaataccaccatgCCTAATACCACTACCGACCCTACTCCACCACATGATGTTCCACCACCCAACACTACACCACCTATTACTACCCAAGTTCAACCTACACTTACCTTTAACCCTTCTACTACAATTCCATCATTTTCCCATTTCTTCCCAGCTTTGGGTCAATCATCTTCAACCTATCCACTaccacaaagttcaactgttatCCATGCTACTTCATCATTTAGACCACCGAACAAATTGGGTTTTCAATATTCATGctttccatttgggcaatcttcgggtATAGGAGGATATGGATATGAAGAAGGGTATGAAGAGTTTGAGGGATACGAAGAAGACGGATTTTATTATGAGGGTGATGGAGGTAATTTGGGACCTCAAGGAGAAGTGGGTCAacaaatgtgacaactcgagtttccgagattccactctcgcatttattgcacgttcactgtttgtttagttgcttacttacatGATTTGTTGCTTTGTAACTATATACgatttgatttgataaagtgtatcgtgattgtgcatggttatgtgttatttacaaAAGATTTggcaaatacatgaacttggtgatgaaacagtaaattatattgtgatgggtgtgctttatgtaaaagatgatacttaggggtgagtagggTAGTTAGTGAAATGATTAgtaactcttaaccctaacctccctcACAAATCATTCACAAATCATCATACGTATCTTCAAGATTTCTCTACAACCCTCTCTTGCAATCATCCTCTTTCTCATTGgcacaagttctcttgcatcaatcttgatctttcaatccatctagaatcaatccaaggtaattgtttagtGGTTaattgttgttaatcattgattgtttgattcatgcaaaaaccctagttctacatgtaatgattctgtgtttattgatcaattctaagtattgtgaaatggttatgattAGTTGTGAAATCACTTGCTGAATGTTAAGATGCCTGTTATGATAGAATGTTTGATTGTGGATTTGATTACTGCACTACGaatatgaaattagggttcttgatcgtaagaacgtaactgttacattgctTATCTTATGTTTCTGTGCGACTAGGGTTTTGAGTCCGAATTATGTAAGTGAAGCATGTCCGATGTTTGATTTTGCATGTAGTCCGAACTTTATAACTCACACATGGTCCGAACCTTATGAATCACACAAGTGGTCCAAACTTTCAATAAATAAGTTGGTCCGAATTATT from Helianthus annuus cultivar XRQ/B chromosome 7, HanXRQr2.0-SUNRISE, whole genome shotgun sequence includes the following:
- the LOC110866486 gene encoding circumsporozoite protein-like, yielding MDPPPPPTTGEPIPPFIPLSTQPSPNTTMPNTTTDPTPPHDVPPPNTTPPITTQVQPTLTFNPSTTIPSFSHFFPALGQSSSTYPLPQSSTVIHATSSFRPPNKLGFQYSCFPFGQSSGIGGYGYEEGYEEFEGYEEDGFYYEGDGGNLGPQGEVGQQM